Proteins encoded together in one Thermophilibacter immobilis window:
- a CDS encoding fructose-1,6-bisphosphatase, producing MSEKLCPQRKYLELLSEKFPTVQSVFTEIINLEAILNLPKGTEHFVSDVHGEYEAFEHILNNGSGVIRERVETIFGLELTHEEQADLCTLIYYPDRKLRRLADEGRLTEEWYASALMRLVRLARHLSGSYTRSKVRKAMPVAYAYIIDELLHASPDEQNARLAYHQRIIDTIIDTGSADDFVTSLCALVKRLAVDHLHLVGDVFDRGPHADKILDRLGSYHSIDLEWGNHDIVWMGAAAGSAACLAAVIRNNIHYDSLKILEGPYGVSLRELALFAEATYQDDDVMAPVEKAISVILFKLEGQTIRRHPNWRMDDRLLLDKVDPERGVAVVGGHAFELRTRDFPTLDPRDPYALSEDEGRVMGHLLAAVRASDKLRAHVGFLYEHGSAYLVHNDNVLFHACVPMNEDGTFCSVPHQGRLLSGRAYYDYADRMARRAWLEHDQPSLDWMWYLWCGRLSPLSGRVVKTFERTYFTDRSTWVEPRDPYFALTDDADVCRRILTEFGADPERGHIINGHTPVHASSGERPVRAGGRLVVIDGGFCQAYHATTGIAGYTLIADPTGMRIKAHRPFGSIADVLDLNADIMSDDDRFEVEPRPLTIGDTDTGTDIRDQISDLRALLDAYRAGELPERRA from the coding sequence ATGTCAGAGAAACTCTGCCCGCAGCGCAAGTACCTCGAGCTTCTGTCCGAGAAGTTCCCCACCGTGCAGTCCGTCTTCACCGAGATCATCAACCTCGAGGCCATCCTTAACCTGCCCAAGGGCACCGAGCACTTCGTCTCGGACGTCCACGGGGAGTACGAGGCCTTCGAGCACATCCTCAACAACGGCTCGGGCGTCATCCGCGAGCGCGTCGAGACCATCTTCGGCCTCGAGCTCACCCACGAGGAGCAGGCGGACCTCTGCACCCTCATCTACTATCCCGACCGCAAGCTGCGCCGCCTCGCCGACGAGGGGCGCCTCACCGAGGAGTGGTACGCCAGTGCCCTCATGCGCCTCGTGCGCCTGGCGCGCCACCTCTCCGGGTCCTACACGCGCTCCAAGGTGCGCAAGGCGATGCCGGTCGCCTACGCCTACATCATCGACGAGCTGCTCCACGCCTCGCCCGACGAGCAGAACGCACGCCTCGCCTACCACCAGCGCATCATCGACACGATCATCGACACGGGCAGCGCGGATGACTTCGTCACCTCCCTGTGCGCCCTCGTGAAGAGGCTCGCCGTCGACCACCTCCACCTGGTGGGCGACGTCTTCGACCGGGGGCCCCACGCCGACAAGATCCTCGACCGCCTTGGGTCCTACCACTCGATCGACCTCGAGTGGGGCAACCATGACATCGTCTGGATGGGCGCGGCGGCCGGCTCGGCCGCGTGTTTGGCCGCCGTGATCCGCAACAACATCCACTACGACAGTCTCAAGATCCTCGAGGGGCCCTACGGCGTGAGCCTGCGCGAGCTGGCCCTGTTCGCCGAGGCCACCTATCAGGACGACGACGTCATGGCCCCGGTCGAGAAGGCCATCTCGGTCATCCTCTTCAAGCTGGAGGGCCAGACCATCCGCCGACACCCCAACTGGCGGATGGACGACCGGCTGCTCCTGGACAAGGTCGACCCCGAGCGCGGCGTGGCCGTGGTCGGCGGGCACGCCTTCGAGCTGCGCACGCGCGACTTCCCCACCCTGGACCCGAGAGACCCCTACGCCCTTTCCGAGGACGAGGGGCGCGTGATGGGCCACCTCCTGGCGGCCGTGCGCGCATCCGACAAGCTGCGGGCCCACGTGGGCTTCCTCTACGAGCACGGCAGCGCCTACCTCGTGCACAACGACAACGTCCTCTTCCACGCCTGCGTCCCCATGAACGAGGACGGGACCTTCTGCTCGGTGCCCCACCAGGGCCGTCTCCTGTCCGGGCGGGCCTACTACGACTACGCCGATCGCATGGCCCGACGAGCCTGGCTCGAGCACGACCAGCCCTCCCTGGACTGGATGTGGTACCTGTGGTGCGGTCGTCTCTCGCCCCTCTCGGGACGCGTCGTCAAGACCTTTGAGCGCACCTACTTCACCGACCGCTCCACCTGGGTCGAGCCGCGCGACCCCTACTTCGCCCTCACCGACGACGCGGACGTCTGCCGGCGCATCCTCACGGAGTTTGGCGCGGACCCCGAGCGCGGCCACATCATCAACGGCCACACACCCGTCCACGCCTCGTCTGGCGAGCGCCCCGTGCGGGCAGGCGGCAGGCTCGTGGTCATCGACGGGGGCTTCTGCCAGGCCTATCACGCCACCACGGGCATCGCGGGCTACACGCTCATCGCCGACCCCACGGGCATGCGCATCAAGGCGCACCGACCCTTCGGCTCCATCGCGGACGTGCTCGACCTCAACGCCGACATCATGAGCGACGACGACCGCTTCGAGGTCGAACCGCGCCCGCTCACCATCGGCGACACCGACACTGGCACGGACATCCGCGACCAGATCTCGGACCTGCGCGCGCTTCTCGACGCCTATCGCGCAGGCGAGCTCCCCGAGCGCCGGGCCTGA
- the ileS gene encoding isoleucine--tRNA ligase, with protein sequence MANEYKKTTNLPSTSFPMRASLARNEPARLAAWEEADVYDLMLKKNEGHEKFVLHDGPPYANGPIHLGHAQNKISKDIINRYWSMRGFQTPYVPGWDCHGQPIEHKVETMLGTKKFNALPTEKIRELCRKMAVEQVDTQRQGFKRLGVLAEWDNPYLTYVNDYDATDVEVFKAIYDSGAIYRGRKPVHWCTHCHTALAEAEIEYGDEVSPSIYVRFALTSVPRGLEAYAGATDVVIWTTTPWTLPADTGVILGPDFDYVAVLHDGRAQIMADALKERVCEIAGWGVELVRGADGEPWRATGSELADNTYEQPVFSDYEGRFITADYVSLDDGTGVVHTAPGHGVDDYNAGMKWGLDLVMPVDDDGRFFAGEKIGTGGPWSGMEVNEANPRIIAWLAERGTLVAAVDITHSYPHCWRCKNPVIFRATSQWFVSMDKTGLRERALGELSRVRFYPAHAARRIGSMVEGRPDWCISRQRNWGVPIPAFTCADCGETVMNDATLDAVIELFRERGSDCWFTDDPASYLGDACVCPACGGHHLKPNRDILDVWWDSGVSHTAVCRHRPYLKFPADMYLEGSDQHRGWFMSSLMTSVGAYGVAPYRSVVSQGFTLDGQGRKMSKSLGNVIDPNEECATRGADIVRLWVSSVDTSTDVPCDDEILDHVGEAYRRFRNTLRFLLGEVEGRFDPATDGVATSELLPFDRLALARMCQVHDQVSAAYEGYRFNVVFRTLYDYVIGDLSNGYLNATKDRVYCGAANGFERRSALTVWAQLLSMLVHDLQPILVYTTDEVMSHLPASLRDGQTYAALLDWYEAPLSPADYEPLLAAYEAMVDARAAFTKSYEEALANGTVAEKTPQAARATLAAPEETLEVLRASGVDLAEPFVCSEVELVGGAELSCVVEAAHGEKCPRCWNWRELGADGLCARCHDAVAACADGE encoded by the coding sequence GTGGCGAACGAGTACAAGAAGACGACCAACCTCCCGAGCACGAGCTTCCCCATGCGGGCGAGCCTGGCCAGAAACGAGCCCGCGCGCCTCGCGGCGTGGGAGGAGGCCGACGTCTACGACCTCATGCTGAAGAAGAACGAGGGCCACGAGAAGTTCGTCCTGCACGACGGGCCCCCGTACGCCAACGGCCCCATCCACCTGGGCCACGCGCAGAACAAAATCTCCAAGGACATCATCAACCGCTACTGGTCCATGCGCGGCTTCCAGACGCCGTACGTCCCCGGCTGGGACTGCCACGGCCAGCCCATCGAGCACAAGGTCGAGACCATGCTCGGCACCAAGAAGTTCAACGCCCTTCCCACCGAGAAGATCCGCGAACTCTGTCGCAAGATGGCCGTCGAGCAGGTCGACACCCAGCGTCAGGGCTTCAAGCGCCTGGGCGTTCTCGCCGAGTGGGACAACCCCTACCTCACCTACGTCAACGACTACGACGCCACGGACGTGGAGGTCTTCAAGGCCATCTACGACTCCGGCGCGATCTATCGCGGCCGCAAGCCCGTGCACTGGTGCACGCACTGCCACACGGCGCTCGCCGAGGCCGAGATCGAGTACGGCGACGAGGTGAGCCCATCGATCTACGTGCGCTTCGCGCTCACGAGCGTGCCTCGGGGTCTGGAGGCCTACGCCGGCGCCACCGATGTCGTGATCTGGACGACCACGCCCTGGACGCTGCCGGCCGACACCGGCGTCATCCTGGGGCCCGACTTCGACTACGTGGCCGTGCTCCACGACGGGCGCGCCCAGATCATGGCCGACGCCCTGAAGGAGCGCGTCTGCGAGATCGCGGGCTGGGGCGTGGAGCTCGTGCGCGGCGCGGACGGCGAGCCCTGGCGCGCGACGGGCTCCGAGCTCGCGGACAACACCTACGAGCAGCCGGTCTTCTCGGACTACGAGGGCCGCTTCATCACCGCCGACTACGTGAGCCTCGACGACGGCACCGGCGTGGTCCACACGGCCCCCGGCCACGGCGTGGACGACTACAACGCCGGCATGAAGTGGGGCCTCGACCTGGTCATGCCCGTCGATGACGACGGGCGCTTCTTCGCGGGCGAGAAGATCGGCACGGGCGGGCCGTGGTCGGGCATGGAGGTCAACGAGGCCAACCCCCGGATCATCGCGTGGCTCGCCGAACGCGGGACCCTGGTAGCCGCAGTGGACATCACCCACAGCTACCCGCACTGCTGGCGCTGCAAGAATCCGGTGATCTTTCGCGCCACGAGCCAGTGGTTCGTCTCGATGGACAAGACCGGCCTGCGCGAGCGCGCCCTGGGCGAGCTCTCCCGCGTGAGGTTCTACCCGGCCCACGCCGCCCGGCGCATAGGCTCCATGGTGGAGGGGAGGCCCGACTGGTGCATCTCGCGCCAGCGCAACTGGGGCGTGCCCATCCCGGCCTTCACCTGCGCCGACTGCGGCGAGACCGTCATGAACGACGCCACCCTGGACGCCGTGATAGAGCTCTTCCGCGAGCGCGGATCGGACTGCTGGTTCACCGATGACCCGGCGAGCTACCTGGGTGACGCCTGCGTCTGCCCCGCGTGCGGAGGCCACCACCTCAAGCCCAACCGCGACATCCTGGACGTCTGGTGGGACTCCGGCGTCTCGCACACGGCCGTCTGCCGGCACCGCCCCTACCTGAAGTTTCCCGCCGACATGTACCTCGAGGGCTCCGACCAGCACCGCGGCTGGTTCATGAGCTCGCTCATGACCTCGGTGGGCGCCTACGGCGTGGCTCCCTACCGCTCCGTGGTTTCGCAGGGCTTCACCCTAGACGGCCAGGGCCGCAAGATGTCCAAGTCGCTCGGAAACGTCATCGACCCTAACGAGGAGTGCGCCACGCGCGGCGCCGACATCGTGCGCCTGTGGGTCTCGTCGGTCGACACCTCCACCGACGTCCCCTGCGACGACGAGATCCTCGACCACGTGGGCGAGGCGTATCGTCGCTTCCGCAACACCCTGCGCTTCCTGCTCGGGGAGGTCGAGGGCCGCTTCGACCCGGCCACCGACGGCGTGGCTACGAGCGAGCTGCTACCCTTCGACCGACTCGCGCTCGCACGGATGTGCCAGGTCCATGACCAGGTGAGCGCGGCCTACGAGGGCTACCGCTTCAACGTGGTCTTTCGCACGCTCTACGACTACGTGATCGGAGACCTCTCCAACGGCTACCTCAACGCCACCAAGGACCGCGTCTACTGTGGCGCCGCGAACGGCTTCGAGCGCAGGAGCGCGCTCACCGTCTGGGCGCAGCTCCTCTCGATGCTCGTCCACGACCTGCAGCCCATTCTCGTCTATACGACCGACGAGGTCATGAGCCACCTGCCCGCCTCGCTGCGCGACGGCCAGACCTACGCCGCCCTGCTCGACTGGTACGAGGCCCCGCTGTCCCCCGCGGACTACGAGCCCCTGCTCGCGGCCTACGAGGCCATGGTCGATGCCCGCGCCGCCTTCACCAAGTCCTACGAGGAGGCCCTTGCCAACGGTACGGTGGCCGAGAAGACCCCGCAGGCCGCGCGCGCCACGCTCGCGGCGCCGGAAGAGACCCTCGAGGTCCTGCGCGCCTCGGGCGTTGACCTGGCCGAGCCGTTCGTGTGCTCCGAGGTCGAGCTCGTGGGGGGAGCCGAGCTCTCCTGCGTCGTCGAGGCCGCCCACGGCGAGAAGTGCCCGCGCTGCTGGAACTGGCGCGAGCTGGGCGCCGACGGCCTGTGCGCGCGCTGCCACGATGCCGTGGCCGCCTGCGCGGACGGGGAGTAG
- the lspA gene encoding signal peptidase II: MSATSGDRAEGAGLPRGRRLALFCGLAVAVVALDQLVKAAMRALLVVGEPRALVPGVLDLSLVYNEGAAFSLGEGAGPLFVLVAVVICACGLWLAWRRTDAPMTLVASVACVAGGGVGNAIDRVVAGRVTDFFATTFVDFAVFNVADVFITCGVVASFVLWARWDSARERAGAVGK; the protein is encoded by the coding sequence TTGTCGGCGACGAGTGGTGACCGGGCGGAGGGAGCGGGTCTCCCGCGCGGCCGGCGGCTGGCCTTGTTCTGCGGCCTCGCGGTGGCTGTGGTCGCGCTCGACCAGCTCGTGAAGGCGGCCATGCGCGCCCTGCTCGTGGTGGGGGAGCCGCGCGCGCTCGTGCCGGGTGTGCTGGACCTCTCGCTCGTCTACAACGAGGGCGCGGCCTTCTCGCTGGGCGAGGGGGCCGGCCCCCTCTTCGTGCTCGTGGCCGTGGTCATCTGCGCCTGCGGCCTGTGGCTTGCCTGGAGGCGCACGGACGCGCCGATGACGCTCGTGGCCTCGGTCGCCTGCGTGGCGGGGGGAGGCGTGGGCAATGCGATCGACCGCGTGGTTGCCGGCCGCGTGACGGACTTCTTTGCCACCACCTTCGTGGACTTCGCCGTCTTTAACGTGGCCGACGTCTTCATCACCTGCGGCGTCGTGGCGAGCTTCGTCTTGTGGGCGCGCTGGGACAGCGCTCGCGAGCGCGCCGGGGCGGTGGGGAAATGA
- a CDS encoding RluA family pseudouridine synthase, giving the protein MPIRVVNLLVGPEADGSRLDVFLAAGPDMPSRSACARLVDEGQVTINETLATSKSEKVLLGDRVRAAVDVFEPAGGPLAPNPYIPLDIRFEDGHLVVLSKQAGLVCHPSPGHADDTLANALVAHCGYDHLGMLQGEERPGIVHRLDRDTSGLMVAAKDDQTQRALQDLIRLRVLDRRYVTLVHGYVAHDEGTIETGIARSTRDRLRMAVTDAPGAREAITTFRTLERFEAGRRDEGYSLLECHLYTGRTHQIRVHMRHIGHAVVGDALYGHGDERANHGLARQFLHSWHIRFDHPVTGETIERADHLPEDLLAILGSLKGTSMGRTEAGELVCPQLARRQGADACEGCPGHDGVQ; this is encoded by the coding sequence ATGCCCATCCGCGTCGTCAACTTGCTCGTGGGGCCCGAGGCCGACGGGTCCCGCCTCGACGTCTTTCTGGCCGCCGGACCGGACATGCCGTCGCGCTCGGCCTGCGCCCGCCTCGTGGACGAGGGCCAGGTCACGATCAACGAGACGCTTGCCACGAGCAAGTCCGAGAAGGTCCTTCTGGGCGATAGGGTCCGCGCGGCGGTGGACGTGTTCGAGCCAGCAGGCGGGCCCCTGGCCCCCAACCCGTACATCCCCCTGGACATCCGCTTCGAGGACGGCCACCTGGTCGTCTTGTCCAAGCAGGCGGGCCTCGTCTGCCACCCGAGCCCCGGTCACGCCGACGACACGCTGGCCAACGCCCTCGTGGCGCATTGCGGCTACGATCACCTGGGGATGCTCCAGGGCGAGGAGCGCCCCGGCATCGTGCACCGCCTGGACCGCGACACCTCGGGCCTCATGGTGGCCGCCAAGGACGACCAGACCCAGAGGGCCCTGCAGGACCTCATCCGCCTGCGCGTGCTCGACCGGCGCTACGTCACCCTCGTCCACGGCTACGTGGCCCACGACGAGGGCACCATAGAGACGGGCATCGCCCGCTCCACCCGTGACCGCCTGCGCATGGCGGTCACGGACGCGCCGGGCGCCCGCGAGGCCATCACGACCTTTCGCACCCTCGAGCGCTTTGAGGCGGGGCGGCGCGACGAGGGCTACAGCCTGCTCGAGTGCCACCTCTACACGGGCCGCACGCACCAGATCCGCGTGCACATGCGCCACATCGGCCACGCGGTCGTGGGCGACGCCCTCTACGGCCACGGCGACGAGCGGGCCAACCATGGCCTGGCCCGCCAGTTCCTCCACTCCTGGCACATACGCTTTGACCATCCGGTGACGGGGGAGACCATCGAGCGCGCCGACCACCTGCCCGAAGACCTTCTCGCTATACTGGGGTCACTGAAAGGAACCTCCATGGGTCGCACGGAGGCGGGGGAGCTCGTCTGCCCGCAGCTCGCGCGGCGCCAAGGAGCAGACGCTTGCGAGGGATGCCCAGGTCATGATGGAGTTCAATAG
- a CDS encoding glycosyltransferase family 2 protein — protein sequence MEFNRFGLTPIVIFNVIIWLFFTLAYFYQAVYIIRVLLRGTVKLPSTKRQHRYAFFIAAHNEELVIGNLVRSILSQDYPRELMDVFVVCDACTDDTHDRAEEAGAIVWDRNDLARKGKSWAMDYGFNRILDEYGDRYEAFIVMDADNLVSPDYLSIMNQAFDAGYLVCTSYRNSKNFDSSWISSAYALWFMREAKFLNNARMMVGTSCAISGSGWMVSERIVRGMHGWDFHTLTEDIQFSSFCCANNIQVGYAPAEFFDEQPVTLKASWIQRMRWTKGFYQVFFSYGRDLVKGVGKGRFASYDMLMTIAPGMILTLLSFFVNATYLGVGSLSHGFIATQGELAMCLGSLVMTFASMYVVFFVLAVITTVSERKHIHAQKHWRIVTNLFTFPLFMMTYVPITVVALFKKVEWVPTKHDIAVNVDDVMAGGAQG from the coding sequence ATGGAGTTCAATAGGTTCGGGCTCACGCCGATCGTTATCTTCAACGTGATCATCTGGCTGTTCTTCACGCTCGCCTACTTCTATCAGGCGGTCTACATCATCCGCGTGCTCCTGCGCGGCACGGTGAAGCTCCCCTCGACCAAGAGGCAGCATCGCTACGCCTTCTTCATCGCCGCCCACAACGAGGAGCTCGTCATTGGCAACCTCGTGCGCTCGATCCTGTCGCAGGACTACCCGCGCGAGCTCATGGACGTCTTCGTGGTCTGCGACGCCTGCACCGACGACACGCACGATCGCGCCGAGGAGGCCGGCGCGATCGTCTGGGACCGCAACGACCTGGCGCGCAAGGGCAAGAGCTGGGCCATGGACTACGGCTTCAACCGCATCCTGGACGAGTACGGCGACCGCTACGAGGCCTTCATCGTCATGGACGCCGACAACCTCGTCTCGCCGGACTACCTCTCGATCATGAACCAGGCCTTCGACGCGGGCTACCTCGTCTGCACGAGCTACCGCAACTCCAAGAACTTCGACTCCAGCTGGATTAGCTCGGCCTACGCGCTGTGGTTCATGCGCGAGGCGAAGTTCCTCAACAACGCGCGCATGATGGTGGGTACGAGCTGCGCGATCTCGGGGTCCGGCTGGATGGTGTCCGAGCGCATCGTGCGCGGCATGCACGGCTGGGACTTCCACACCCTGACCGAGGACATCCAGTTCTCGTCGTTCTGCTGCGCCAACAACATCCAGGTCGGCTACGCCCCGGCTGAGTTCTTTGACGAGCAGCCCGTCACCTTGAAGGCGTCCTGGATTCAGCGCATGCGCTGGACCAAGGGCTTCTACCAGGTGTTCTTCTCGTACGGTCGCGACTTGGTCAAGGGGGTCGGCAAGGGGAGATTCGCCTCGTACGACATGCTCATGACCATAGCCCCGGGCATGATCTTGACCCTGCTGTCGTTCTTCGTGAACGCCACCTACCTCGGCGTGGGGTCGCTCTCGCACGGGTTCATCGCCACGCAGGGCGAGCTGGCCATGTGCCTGGGATCGCTCGTCATGACCTTCGCCTCCATGTACGTGGTCTTCTTCGTGCTGGCCGTCATCACGACCGTCTCCGAGCGCAAGCACATCCACGCCCAGAAGCACTGGCGCATCGTGACCAACCTCTTCACGTTCCCGCTCTTCATGATGACCTACGTTCCCATCACGGTCGTCGCCCTTTTCAAGAAGGTCGAGTGGGTCCCCACCAAGCACGACATCGCCGTCAACGTGGACGACGTCATGGCCGGCGGCGCCCAGGGCTAG
- a CDS encoding IMP dehydrogenase: MATFFEEESHTFSEYLLVPGYSSADNVAANVSLKTPLVRFARGEEPQITLNVPMVSAIMQSVSGPKLAVALAQQGGLSFIYGSQSIADEAAMVREVKSYKAGFVVSDSTLTPEMTLDDVVELLGRTGHSTMPVTEDGTPHGRLCGIVTSRDYRLSRDPRDRRVREFMTPFDKLVVADDATSLKAANDLIWDKKLNALPIVGAGRRLVALVFRKDYDSHKSQPNELLDQHKRYLVGAGINTRDYAERVSALVEAGADVLCIDSSEGYSEWQRRTLAWVRARYGTSMRVGAGNVVDAEGFRFLADSGADFVKVGIGGGSICITREQKGIGRGQASALIDVCRARDEYFDETGTYVPVCSDGGIVYDYHMTLALAMGADFMMLGRYFARFDESPTNRVSVNGQYMKEYWGEGSARARNWQRYDLGGDKKSLSFVEGVDSYVPYAGPLKEGVEGSLLKVKSTMCNCGALDLPELREKAKITLVSSTSLVEGGAHDVVLKDANQQVSINFRS; this comes from the coding sequence ATGGCAACGTTCTTCGAGGAGGAGTCCCACACCTTTTCTGAGTACCTACTCGTTCCCGGATATTCCTCGGCGGACAACGTTGCCGCCAACGTGTCGCTGAAGACGCCGCTCGTGCGCTTTGCACGTGGCGAGGAGCCTCAGATCACCCTCAACGTCCCCATGGTCTCGGCCATCATGCAGTCGGTCTCCGGACCCAAGCTCGCCGTAGCCCTGGCCCAGCAGGGCGGCCTCTCATTCATCTACGGCTCGCAGAGCATTGCCGACGAGGCGGCCATGGTCCGCGAGGTCAAGAGCTACAAGGCCGGCTTCGTGGTCTCCGACTCCACGCTCACCCCCGAGATGACCCTCGACGACGTCGTGGAGCTGCTCGGCCGCACGGGCCACTCCACGATGCCCGTCACCGAGGACGGGACCCCCCACGGCAGGCTCTGCGGCATCGTGACCTCACGTGACTACCGGCTCTCCCGCGATCCCCGCGACCGCAGGGTCCGCGAGTTCATGACGCCCTTCGACAAGCTCGTCGTGGCCGATGACGCGACCTCGCTCAAGGCCGCCAACGACCTCATCTGGGACAAGAAGCTCAACGCCCTGCCCATCGTCGGCGCTGGCCGACGCCTCGTCGCGCTCGTCTTCCGCAAGGACTACGACTCACACAAGTCCCAGCCCAACGAGCTTCTCGACCAGCACAAGCGCTACCTCGTGGGCGCGGGCATCAACACCCGCGACTACGCCGAGCGCGTCTCCGCGCTCGTGGAAGCCGGTGCGGACGTGCTCTGCATCGACTCGTCCGAGGGCTACTCCGAGTGGCAGAGGCGCACCCTCGCCTGGGTCCGCGCGCGCTACGGGACCTCCATGCGCGTGGGGGCCGGCAACGTGGTCGACGCAGAGGGCTTCCGCTTCCTGGCCGACAGCGGAGCCGACTTCGTGAAGGTGGGCATCGGGGGCGGCTCGATCTGCATCACCCGCGAGCAGAAGGGCATCGGCCGCGGCCAGGCCTCCGCGCTCATAGACGTCTGCCGCGCGCGCGACGAATACTTCGACGAGACCGGCACCTACGTGCCCGTCTGCTCAGACGGGGGCATCGTCTACGACTATCACATGACGCTCGCCCTGGCCATGGGGGCCGACTTCATGATGCTCGGGCGCTACTTCGCGCGCTTCGACGAGAGCCCCACCAACCGCGTGAGCGTCAACGGCCAGTACATGAAGGAGTACTGGGGCGAGGGCTCCGCGCGCGCCCGCAACTGGCAGCGCTACGACCTGGGCGGCGACAAGAAGTCCCTCTCCTTCGTGGAGGGCGTCGACTCCTACGTGCCCTACGCCGGCCCCCTCAAGGAGGGTGTCGAGGGGTCTCTGCTCAAGGTCAAGTCCACGATGTGCAACTGCGGTGCGCTTGACCTGCCCGAGCTGCGCGAGAAGGCCAAGATCACGCTTGTCTCGTCCACCTCGCTCGTGGAGGGCGGCGCCCACGACGTCGTGCTCAAGGACGCCAACCAGCAGGTGAGCATCAATTTCCGCTCGTAG